The Linepithema humile isolate Giens D197 chromosome 7, Lhum_UNIL_v1.0, whole genome shotgun sequence genome has a window encoding:
- the LOC137001226 gene encoding uncharacterized protein: protein MLKMDRKGKKQSNPKPTKDGKKLKRPLNRFEIEQNVGDKSTSSKKLKTVDKDIDIDPTISYRILNFFSVFPVMAVFLCCKTCGSEIEFHETSKRGLGFKLVIKCKECDPKYIESCPLISNAYEINKRFIFVMRLLGIGLNGAEKFCGLMDLPRPIFRSFYDSLVKQIHTAAKSICNLSLKSSAQEEKMKTAEALNVQETTEITVSGDGSWKKRGFSSLFGVSSLIGYYTSKVLDISIKSSFCKACTFWEKRSNTVEYEEWLQSHADECTANHEGSSGKMEVEGIREMFLRSEDLHNVRYINYIGDGDSKTYKAIVDSVPYPVTKKECINHVQKRMGARLRKCKKENKGLGGKGKLTAKLIDDLSTFYGLAIRRHQNSVDEMYKAIWSTLYHKSSSDDNPKHDYCPEGPNSWCTWQRAKAVRQSDYTHKTPLPDVVIDAITPIYKDLSDKRLLEKCLGGFTQNNNESFNNMIWSIDLKTTSSGGIVVEIAASIAVCIFNDGYTDVLKIMELLGIRIGLSASQFRDYKDDQRLSLADLRTQAATREERLRRKQSRNEAEELAIASEGTSYAPGLDAL, encoded by the exons atgttaaagATGGATCGAAAAGGCAAGAAACAATCTAATCCGAAACCAACTAAAGAcggcaaaaaattgaaacgtcCTCTGAATCGATTTGAAATAGAACAAAATGTAGGCGACAAAAGCACGTCAtccaaaaaattgaaaaccgTTGATAAGGATATTGATATTGATCCAACAATAtcatatagaattttaaattttttttcggtttttcCCGTTATGGCAGTATTTCTGTGTTGCAAAACGTGTGGAAGTGAGATAGAATTTCACGAAACAAGTAAACGTGGCCTCGGATTTAAATTAGTTATCAAATGTAAAGAATGTGATCCGAAATACATCGAATCGTGTCCTCTTATTTCTAATGCAtatgaaataaacaaaagatttatatttgtaatgagGTTATTGGGAATCGGATTGAATGGAGCAGAAAAGTTTTGCGGACTAATGGATTTGCCTCGACCTATCTTCCGTTCCTTCTATGACTCTCTCGTGAAACAAATCCACACTGCTGCAAAATCGATTTGtaatctttcattaaaatctaGTGCACAAGaggaaaaaatgaaaactgCAGAAGCATTAAATGTTCAAGAGACTACAGAAATTACAGTATCTGGTGACGGAAGCTGGAAAAAAAGGGGCTTTAGTTCGTTGTTCGGCGTTTCATCTCTGATCGGTTATTATACAAGTAAAGTACTCGATATAAGTATAAAATCTTCCTTTTGTAAAGCCTGCACTTTTTGGGAAAAACGAAGCAATACTGTAGAATACGAAGAGTGGTTACAATCTCATGCAGATGAATGCACGGCAAATCATGAAGGCTCCTCTGGCAAAATGGAAGTCGAGGGAATTCGCGAAATGTTTCTAAGATCCGAAGATCTTCACAATGttcgatatataaattatattggaGACGGTGACAGCAAAACTTACAAAGCAATCGTCGATTCGGTTCCGTATCCTGTTACAAAAAAAGAGTGCATTAACCACGTACAAAAAAGAATGGGCGCAAGGTTacgtaaatgtaaaaaagaaaataaaggaCTAGGAGGTAAAGGAAAACTTACAGCGAAATTAATTGATGATTTAAGTACTTTTTACGGACTAGCTATTCGCAGACATCAAAATTCTGTGGATGAAATGTATAAAGCGATTTGGAGTACTCTGTATCACAAGAGTTCATCTGACGACAATCCGAAACATGATTATTGCCCGGAGGGGCCAAATTCTTGGTGCACTTGGCAGCGAGCAAAAGCTGTACGACAAAGCGATTATACACACAAAACACCGCTTCCTGATGTAGTCATTGATGCAATCACTCCCATTTATAAAGATTTGAGTGATAAAAGGTTACTTGAAAAATGCTTGGGAGGTTTTactcaaaataataatgagagTTTTAACAACATGATTTGGAGCATCGATCTAAAAACAACATCAAGTGGAGGTATAGTCGTAGAAATCGCTGCAAGCATTgctgtttgtatttttaatgatgGATACACcgatgtattaaaaataatggagCTGCTGGGAATTAGAATTGGACTGTCAGCATCACAATTTCGCGACTACAAGGACGATCAACGGCTTTCACTTGCAGACCTCCGAACGCAAGCGGCGACGCGTGAGGAAAGATTGCGAAGAAAGCAAAGCAGAAACGAAGCCGAAGAACTAGCTATTGCTTCAGAAGGCACTTCATATGCACCCGGATTGGACGCACTTTg a